Within Deltaproteobacteria bacterium, the genomic segment AGTCCTGAAGAGGTCTTCAGGATTATAGAGATCAAGACAGGAGAGACGATGGACATTGATGTCTTCGTCGAGCAGGGGGTCGGGAGGGCCGGAGACCACATCAACCTGATGGCCCAGGTCCTTCAAGGCCCGGCTCAAATTTTTCAGATAGACGCCCTGACCGCCGCAATGGGGATTACTCCGGTAGCTTAACAGACATATTCTCAGGGGGGCTTGATTAGCTCTCAGGTCCATAAGATCTCATGGTGACACGATGGTTATCTCCGGCCAATGGATTCGGCCTCCCCATCTACGGCCTTGTTTCGGGTTTTTCCTTCCGAGCGACCGTTCGCTTTTTCGGGTTTTTACCATAGAGGGGCTTTGATGTCAATTTAAAAACACCAGGAAGGGCCTTGCCTTTTATTTGATAAGAGCTTATTTTTAAAAATAAAACAAACAGGAGTTATTATGCCGGAACGATCACGCCGAAAATTTTTAAAGGAAATATTTTTTAGCTTGGGGGGGTTGGCCATAATGGCCGAGCCCCTGGTTTCCATTTGGGCCAGAGCCTGGGGGATAGTGAAGAAAAGACTTTTACCCAGGGGAACGCCCCGTGAAAGCCTGATAAACGAAAACCCCAAAGATTTAGATGCCGGCCAACTGGAGTTGACTCCGATAAAAGACTTTGAAACCATGGGATTGTCCGATCATAAAGTGGATCCGGATCATTGGACCCTCAAGGTGGAGGGGATGGTGCTGAACCCTTTAAGTCTTTCCTATGCCCGGATTAAGGCCCTTCCTGCCATAGAAAGAAAGGTTTTAATGATCTGTCCGGGTTATTTTGCCAATCAGGGGTTGTGGAAAGGGGTCTCGATCCGGACCCTGCTCCAAAAAGCCAAGGCCAAACCCGGGGTAAATCATATCACCATCAGCGGACCGGAAGGGGAGTACAGCAAACCGGAGCGATTTCCGATTCAAGATATTGTTTCCGATAAGGTTTTTCTGGCATACCAGGTCAATGGATCCGATTTGCCTCAAAAGCACGGATTTCCATTACGCCTGGTGGCTGAAGATTATTATGGCTCTTTCTGGGTTAAATATGTGGATTCCATTCGGGTGGAAAAGGTTTAATTCATAATTTCTTCATAAAGTCTCCATAATCTCCTCAGATTTTTTTATTATAATTTTCTTAAAATTTAAAAGGAGGATCACGTTATGAAAAAATTTATTATGATGAGTATTATAGCTGTTACCCTGATTGCCTTTTATGGGTATAGTCAAGCCATGGGTGGCGGCAGGGGCGGCGGTGGTGGGGCCATGGGCGGATCTATGGGAGGTCATCCAGGGGCCGCCGTGGGGGGCA encodes:
- a CDS encoding glycosyltransferase; translated protein: MDLRANQAPLRICLLSYRSNPHCGGQGVYLKNLSRALKDLGHQVDVVSGPPDPLLDEDINVHRLSCLDLYNPEDLFRT
- a CDS encoding molybdopterin-dependent oxidoreductase, which gives rise to MPERSRRKFLKEIFFSLGGLAIMAEPLVSIWARAWGIVKKRLLPRGTPRESLINENPKDLDAGQLELTPIKDFETMGLSDHKVDPDHWTLKVEGMVLNPLSLSYARIKALPAIERKVLMICPGYFANQGLWKGVSIRTLLQKAKAKPGVNHITISGPEGEYSKPERFPIQDIVSDKVFLAYQVNGSDLPQKHGFPLRLVAEDYYGSFWVKYVDSIRVEKV